The following coding sequences lie in one Prionailurus viverrinus isolate Anna chromosome X, UM_Priviv_1.0, whole genome shotgun sequence genomic window:
- the ATG4A gene encoding cysteine protease ATG4A isoform X1, with amino-acid sequence MESVLSKYENQITIFADYLEEFPDTDELVWILGKQHLLKTEKSKLLSDISARLWFTYRRKFSPIGGTGPSSDAGWGCMLRCGQMMLAQALICRHLGRDWNWEKQKEQPKEYQRILQCFLDRKDCCYSIHQMAQMGVGEGKSIGEWFGPNTVAQVLKKLALFDEWNSLAVYVSMDNTVVIEDIKKMCCVLPLSADTVGESTPGTLNASNQSRGTFACCPAWKPLLLIVPLRLGINQINPVYVDAFKECFKMPQSLGALGGKPNNAYYFIGFLGDELIFLDPHTTQTFVNTEENGTVDDQTFHCLQSPQRMNILNLDPSVALGFFCKEEKDFDNWCSLVQKEILKENLRMFELVQKHPSHWPPFVPPAKPEVTTSGAEFIDSTEQLEESDLEEDFEILSV; translated from the exons ttttatccAAATATGAAAACCAGATTACTATTTTTGCTGACTACCTAGAAGAATTTCCAGATACGGATGAGCTGGTATGGATCTTGGGGAAACAGCATCTCCTTAAAACGG aaaaatctaagctgttgtctgatataagtgctCGTCTGTGGTTTACATACAGAAGGAAATTTTCACCAATTG GGGGAACTGGCCCTTCATCAGATGCCGGCTGGGGATGCATGCTCCGCTGTGGACAGATGATGCTGGCTCAAGCTCTTATCTGCAGACACTTGGGCAGGG acTGGAACTgggagaaacaaaaagaacaaccCAAAGAATACCAACGGATCCTACAGTGCTTCTTAGATAGAAAGGATTGTTGCTACTCTATCCATCAAATGG CACAAATGGGTGTAGGAGAAGGGAAATCAATTGGCGAATGGTTTGGACCAAATACAGTTGCACAGGTATTAAA AAAACTTGCTTTATTTGACGAATGGAATTCCTTGGCTGTTTATGTTTCAATGGATAACACAGTGGTCATTGAAGATATCA AAAAAATGTGCTGCGTCCTTCCCTTAAGTGCTGACACAGTTGGTGAGAGCACCCCCGGCACTCTGAATGCTTCGAATCAGAGTAGGGGCACCTTTGCCTGCTGCCCAGCCTGGAAACCCCTGCTGCTTATTGTGCCCCTTCGCCTGGGCATAAACCAAATCAATCCTGTCTATGTCGATGCGTTCAAA gAGTGTTTTAAGATGCCCCAGTCTTTAGGGGCCTTAGGAGGAAAACCAAATAACGCCTATTATTTCATAGGATTCTTAG GTGATGAGCTCATTTTCTTGGACCCTCACACAACCCAGACTTTTGTTAACACCGAGGAAAATGGAACAGTTGATGACCAGACTTTCCATTGCCTGCAATCCCCTCAGCGAATGAACATCTTGAACTTGGATCCTTCCGTAGCATTG GGATTtttctgcaaagaagaaaaagactttGATAACTGGTGTAGCCTTGTTCAGAAG GAAATTCTAAAGGAAAATTTAAGGATGTTTGAATTAGTTCAGAAACACCCATCACACTGGCCTCCATTTGTTCCTCCAGCCAAGCCAGAAGTGACAACCTCTGGGGCAG AATTCATCGACTCTACTGAGCAACTAGAGGAGTCTGACCTGGAGGAAGATTTCGAAATTCTGAGTGTATAG
- the ATG4A gene encoding cysteine protease ATG4A isoform X2 has translation MLRCGQMMLAQALICRHLGRDWNWEKQKEQPKEYQRILQCFLDRKDCCYSIHQMAQMGVGEGKSIGEWFGPNTVAQVLKKLALFDEWNSLAVYVSMDNTVVIEDIKKMCCVLPLSADTVGESTPGTLNASNQSRGTFACCPAWKPLLLIVPLRLGINQINPVYVDAFKECFKMPQSLGALGGKPNNAYYFIGFLGDELIFLDPHTTQTFVNTEENGTVDDQTFHCLQSPQRMNILNLDPSVALGFFCKEEKDFDNWCSLVQKEILKENLRMFELVQKHPSHWPPFVPPAKPEVTTSGAEFIDSTEQLEESDLEEDFEILSV, from the exons ATGCTCCGCTGTGGACAGATGATGCTGGCTCAAGCTCTTATCTGCAGACACTTGGGCAGGG acTGGAACTgggagaaacaaaaagaacaaccCAAAGAATACCAACGGATCCTACAGTGCTTCTTAGATAGAAAGGATTGTTGCTACTCTATCCATCAAATGG CACAAATGGGTGTAGGAGAAGGGAAATCAATTGGCGAATGGTTTGGACCAAATACAGTTGCACAGGTATTAAA AAAACTTGCTTTATTTGACGAATGGAATTCCTTGGCTGTTTATGTTTCAATGGATAACACAGTGGTCATTGAAGATATCA AAAAAATGTGCTGCGTCCTTCCCTTAAGTGCTGACACAGTTGGTGAGAGCACCCCCGGCACTCTGAATGCTTCGAATCAGAGTAGGGGCACCTTTGCCTGCTGCCCAGCCTGGAAACCCCTGCTGCTTATTGTGCCCCTTCGCCTGGGCATAAACCAAATCAATCCTGTCTATGTCGATGCGTTCAAA gAGTGTTTTAAGATGCCCCAGTCTTTAGGGGCCTTAGGAGGAAAACCAAATAACGCCTATTATTTCATAGGATTCTTAG GTGATGAGCTCATTTTCTTGGACCCTCACACAACCCAGACTTTTGTTAACACCGAGGAAAATGGAACAGTTGATGACCAGACTTTCCATTGCCTGCAATCCCCTCAGCGAATGAACATCTTGAACTTGGATCCTTCCGTAGCATTG GGATTtttctgcaaagaagaaaaagactttGATAACTGGTGTAGCCTTGTTCAGAAG GAAATTCTAAAGGAAAATTTAAGGATGTTTGAATTAGTTCAGAAACACCCATCACACTGGCCTCCATTTGTTCCTCCAGCCAAGCCAGAAGTGACAACCTCTGGGGCAG AATTCATCGACTCTACTGAGCAACTAGAGGAGTCTGACCTGGAGGAAGATTTCGAAATTCTGAGTGTATAG